The sequence below is a genomic window from Lujinxingia litoralis.
CCGGAGTTCTCGGTGTCGGCGTGAGGGGACGCGCGGCTGATGGAACACTAAGTTAGGCTTGATACGCAAAACGCCCCGCCGAAATTCGGCGGGGCGTTCTGTTGGGTGGCAGGCTCAGTTGAGCCAGCTGATGGTCGGCTTTAGTCGCGCTTAAGCCCGAAGAAGCCGATGGCCAGGCTGAGCAGACCGTTGACGGCCAACCAGATGCGGTCGAGCAGGTTCATGCCCGGAATCCAGCTCACGTCGGAGGTGAGCAGGAATGCTTCGGTCAGCGAGAAGCCCGCCATCCCCAGGGCGATACCGCCGGCCACGGCGCGGCCAACACGGTGGCCGCCCAGGAAGGCGTAGGCCACCAGGGGGATGAGGAAGCTGGCGAAGAGCGGGTTCTGGTGAGCGCCCAGGCCGGAGACCAGGACGTTGGCCTCGGCCAGGGGGCGTCCGATGACGTTGGCCGCGAAGCCGAGCATGCCGCCGGCGGGCACCAGCAGCGGGATGAAGAAGAGGCCGCCGGCGACTACCGCGGCGCTGGTGGCCACCAGGGGCAGGTGCTCGGGCAGGCGTCCCATGATGTCACGGCGACGCAGGCCGAGCGCGCTCATCAGCACCAGGAGCAGGGCGCCGGCGTAGCGGGTGGTGCCCTGGCCGGTGGTGGAGTTACGCACTGCCTTGTCCACCTGGAGGAGGCCAGCGCCGTAGCGCTCGCGGTACTCCACTTCGCTGTCGTATTTCTCGCGCATGGAGGTGTCGGCGGCGTTTTGCAGGACTTTTTGAACCTTGTCGGGGTGGGTCACGCCGGTGGCGATCACCATGGCCGCGGCCGCCGCGACATGGGGGCTGGCCATGGAGGTGCCCATGTAGAGGGCGAATTCATGTTTGGCGGTTTTCCCAGCCGGGTGGGTCTCCTGCATGATGCCGTCGGGGCGACCGTCGCCATTCTGGTCGATGCGGGTGTTGCCGCCGGGAGCGGCGATGTCGACGTAGGTGCCCCATTGCGAATAAAAGGTGGTGCGCTGGTCAAACTGGGTGGCAGCCACGGCGAAGGAATGCGCGTAGGCGGCCGGGTAGCTCGGGGAGCGCTTGCCGGCGTTGCCGGCAGCGGCGACTACGGTGACGCCCTTTTTGTGGGCGTAGTCGACCGCGCGCTTGAGCACCAGGCTGGGCAGCGGGCCGCCCAGGCTCATGTTAATGACCTGAGCGCCATTGTCGGCAGCAAAACGAACCGCGTCGGCGATATCGGCGACCGAGCCGAACCCGCGGCTGTTGAGCACGCGCAGGGGCATGATTTTGGATTCGAAGGCCAGACCCGCCACCCCGTAGCCGTTGTTGGTGGCCTGGGCGATGGTGCCGGCGACGTGGGTGCCGTGGCCGTGACCGTCGTACACAAAGTCGGTTTTGTCGACGAAGTCGTAGCCCGGCACGGTTTTGATGCCTTTGAGGTCTTTGCCCACCTTGATGGAGCCACTGGCGTTGTCTTCGACGGTGACGCCGGTGTCGATGACGGCGACCACGACGTCGCGTCCGGTGGACACCTTCCAGGCCTCCTCGGCGCCGACCTGCTCAAAGTTCCACTGGAACTGATAGAGGGGGTCATCGGGCACGAAGAAGGCGCGGTATTCGATGTTTTCTTCGACGCTCTCCAGCCAGCCCTGGGGGGCGGATTGGGTCAGGCAATCTTTGACGAAGGGAACGGCGCCTTCTTCGACGCGGGCCACGAAGATGTTGGCGTCGTCGGCAAAGGGGCTGTTGAGTTCGGCGTGGAGCCCCTGTTGGCGGGCGAAGGCCTGGATTTCGGCGTTGTCGAGGCGGTCGTCAAAATCGAGGACGACCTCATCGTAGTCGGGGTTGGTGTCGAGGATGTCGACATCGGCGGGGATCTCATGGAGGCCGCTGATGTCGACGCCGGGCACGTTCTGGGTGGAGGGGGCCTGGCCGTTGAGGCAGGCCTGCCAGGGGGCGGCCGGGCTGATCTCGGGAGCCGATTGCGCGGCAGCCACACCACCCATGCCAAAGATCAGAGTAAGGCCGGTCAGCGCGGCGGCGGCCGGCGCGAGGCGTCGATGGTGGGGGCGTGAGTATCGCATCATCCGTCCAGTCCTCGGTGAGTTTGGTTTTCGCACGTGGCGTCCGTCGGAGAATCGCACCCCGGCGGAGCACAGAGCTTCAACGAAGCTAAGCACTGGCGCCATTCCCGGCAACGGGCCCGCAAAGCGCTTCGCTACAGTGTAGCGGGTCAGGGGACCTCGGCCAAATCCTGGGCCGAGAGGGTGCTCTGGATGGCGTCGAGGCGTTCGCGGGCCAGGCGAGCGGTGTAGAGGGCGATCGGGGGATATTCGCCGGCCAGGAGTTCGAAATCTTCGCGGGCCAAAAAGAGGGCGTGGCCGCCGGAGGCACAGATCACGGTGGCGGTGGCCTGATCGCTGGCGACCAGGCCCACCTCGCCGACGATCTCACCGGTGCCCAGGGTGGCCACGGTGATTTCCCAGTCGTCATCCTGGCGCACGATGTCGACGCTGCCATCGAGGATGATGAAGAGGCCCGGGCTGGGGCGGCCCTGGCGCACGCAGTGGGTGCCGGCATCCAGGGTCAGGCCGGTAAAGCGGCCGACGATCTGGGCGCGCTCCTCGGGCTCCAGGTTGGCGAAGAACTCGTGGCGGTCCAGGAGCGCCTCGGTGAGGGCGTGTCGGCGCAGGGTGGCCAGGCGATTGAGGAAGTCGGGGAACTCGTCATTGAGCTTGCCGATGGCGACCTGGGGCAGGCGCAGGCACTCGCTGCCGCGCTCGCTGACCACGCGGTGGCGAGGGGCGCGTTCGACCTCTCCAAACGCGTTGAGTCCCAGGAGGGTTCCGGCCGGGATGCGGTAGGTGTTTTGATCGTCGTTGACACTTAGGTCCGCGCTGACGGTCCAGACCAGGTCGGAGGACTTCTGGGAGGGCTCGCAGACGAGCTGACTCTCGGCGAAGATCTCGTAGTCGATGAAGTCGAGCACCCGGCGCAGGGTGTCGGGGGGGAGCACGCTGAGCAGGGGGAGCGCCGGGAGGCTGCCCGGGCGTTCGGCGGTGCCATCGGGATCGATGGCGCGGGCGAGCACGCGCTCAAAGAGTTCGTCGAGGTCGCGTTCGGAGGCGACCTGGGTGGTGAGGTTGCCGGCGGGTTGTGGGAAGCTGGCCTGCAGGCGGCCGCTTTCCAGGTAGGGGCTGCGCACTGAGTAGAGGGTGGCGAAGTGATCCAGGAGCTCGGTACTGGCCGGGTTCAACGCGTGCATCTGTTTGATGGCGGCGATGGCCCGGGTGGGGAAGCCGGCGTTGGCGTAATGGCGTGCGGCCAGCGTGTAGATCTCCACCGCCTCGCGATTGCGCCCGAGCGAGGCCAGGATCAGGGCCGCCCGCTCGCGCAGTGGTGAGGGGTCGGGCAGGTTGTACCAGTTGTTGAGGATGAGCTGGAGCGCGCGGGCGTGCTCCTCGGACTCAACGGCGTCGTCGATGGTGTTGAGCAGGTCGAGCAGACGGATTTGCACCATGACCGGGGTCCTTCGAAGTCAGCAGATGGCGAGTGAACTGTGCGATGGGAGTCTAAGAGAAGGGGAGGCGGGCGACAACCCGGGAGCGACGTCAAGGGGCGTCGGGTTTGAGGGTGGCGTGCGCGCGGGGGACCGGCCAGCCTTCGAGGACCAGGGGGAGGTAGAAGCCCAGGCGTGAGCCCTGTTCGCGGGCGCCTTCCAGGACCTGGCGTGCTTCGGGGCGCTCCTGGCGGGCCAGGGTCAGGCCCAGCGCCTCCTGATTGAGGGTACGGGTGAGCAGCGCGTCGGAGGTGCTGGTAAGGTCGACGGCCTGGCGGGCCAGGCGCAGCGCGCGGGCGGGCTGCTCGCGCAAGAGGGCCTGGCGAGCGCGCAGGCGGAGCAGGGCCGCCCGATCGCTGAGCCCGAGGCGCTCGTCGTAGCGGGAGAGGCGGCGGATCGCGCAGCGCAGGCGCGCCAGGGTCTGGCGTAGCGCGTCTTGCTGGAGGGTGCGCTGGCGTTCGGCCTGACTGGCCAGCGCGATGGCCAGGGCGCGGTGGAGCGCGAAGTCGACCCGGGGCAGCGCCAGGAAGTCGCGCTCGTAGACCTGATCACGCAAAAGGTCGAGGTGTGCGACGGCCAGCTCGGGGCGTCCCAGCGCCACATCAATGGCGGCGCGGCGAGTGACGATCGCCAGGTGGAGCAGGCTATTGGGGGCGTGCTCGGCCAGGGCGGTCGCCGGCTCCAGGGCCAGGGCCGCTTCGTCGATGGCGCCGCGGGCCATCAGGAGATCGGAGCGGGAGAGGGCGATCAGGGCGATGGCGCTGTGGTCTCGGCGCAGGCGATGGGCCAGGTTGTCGATGATCGGGGCCGTCTCGTGGAGTTGCCCGAGTTCCATGCCGGAGCGGGTGGCGTGGGTGAGCCAGCGCGCGACGAAGAGGGAGTCGTCGTGGCCGCCGTGTTGGAGGGCTTCGATGGCCTCGTAGAGCAGGCTGTGGGCCTGAGCCCACTGCCCTCGGTGAGCGGCAACGAGGCTGCGCAGCTCCAGGGTGCGGGCCTGGCCGGGGGCGTCTTCGAAGCGCTCAAAGAGCATTTGGCTTTGCTCCAGCCAGCGATCCACCGGGGCGGTGGGGTCGAGGAGCAGGGGCATGGCGGGGGAGCTGACCATCTGCAGGCGGTCGCGGGCCAGCCAGGGGCCGTAGCCCTGGCGGGTGGCCAGGCGTGCGAAGTGTGTGGTCAGGCGCTCGTGCCGGGCGCTCAGGAGAAAGGGCGAGGCCTCGGCCGCTCGCCAGAGCAGGCGGGCGGTCTGGTCGGTGGGCTCGGAGGGAGTCGTGTCGTTGGCCACGGCGGTGGGGTCGGACCAGCGGGCGATGTTCACCGCCAGGTGACGGCGCCAGGCGCGGAGGCCGGCCTTCAGGCGTCCCCGGCGATACGCGCTGCCGACGTCTCGGAGCGCGTCATCCAGGGTGTCGATGGCGTGATCGGGGCGGCCGGAGGCCAGGCAGGCATCGAGCCAGGTGCGGCGTAGCGCCAGGCGCGAGGCGGGGGGCTCGTCGGTCAGCAGGGCGTCGAGGTGGCGTTGGGCCTGCTCAATGCGCCCCAGCGCTACGGCCGCCTCGAAGCTGGGGCGGTGGATGTCGGGGCGGCGTTGCGAGTCCGGTGGGGCGTGCTCGTCGATGAAGGTCCACAAGGCCAGCGCGCGGTCCCAGGCGTAGCGGCTCTGGGCGCTGCGGGCGACCGCGATGGCCGCTTCGAGAGCTTCGCGCTTGCGACCGGCCCGGCGAAGGTAGTCCAGGCGCCGGGTCAGGCTCCCCTGCGCGCACTCTTTGAGGGCGTCGGCGATGAGCCCGCACAGGCGAGCGTGATGATCGCGGCCGAGGTCTTCGAGGATGATCGCGCGGGCCCGGTCGTGGATGATGGCAAAGGCTTCCAGGGACTCGTCGTCGGTGCTGGCCCGGGCGCGTCGGGCCAGGCGCCGGGTGAGCAGGGCGTGAAGCGTGGACTCGCCAATACCCTGGGGGGCAGCGCTGGCGCCGAGTTCGCGGCTCATGGCGTTGCCCACGGTGGCCGCACTCAGTGGAGCCGATGCCACCGAGAGCAATTGCAGGGCCAGACGCTCCGGGCGGCTCAGTTGTGCGACGCGTCGGCGAATGAACATGCCCAGCAGCTCATCGGCCGGCGCCGGGGCGCTCTCCTCAAGGTTCTGGCTGACCTCCTCGGGGGCCTGCTCCAGCTCGTGGATGAGTTCATCGATCAGGCGAGGGTGGAGGTTGCTGCGTTGCAGAATGAGCTGCTTGTTTCGCAGCGAGAGGTTGGCGGCGTTGGCCAGCACGTATTCGCGGGCTTCCTGTTTGGAGAAGCCCTCAATGATGACTTTGCGAGGGCGAACCGGGGCGGTGGCGAGCTCGCCATAGAAGGGAAGCGTCGTGTGCCGGGGTGTGGCCTCCAGCAGAAGGCTCGCCGCGATCATCACCCGCATGCCGCGCGGATCGCTGGTCAGATCGGCCAGGAGCGCGGCGGTGTCGAGCCCGGCAAAGTGGGCGTCGTCCAGGCCAATGAGAATGGGGCGCTGCTCACTGAGTTCGAGGAGCAGCGCGCGGAGCCCATCGATGGCCGAGCGGCGGCTGATCTGGGAGGCGGATTCGGCCCCGGGGCCGAGCTGCGGAAAGAGCAGTGAGGCGCGGGCGCGGGCAGGCTCCATGCGCAGCCGGGTCTTCTCGGGGAGGTGGGCGATGATCCTGGCGAGTTGATCGGCGATGTCGTCCCAGCCCTGATAGGCGCTGGCATCTTTGTGAAAGCAGCGCCCCCGGAGCACGATCCAGCCGAGCTGGGAGGCCCAGTGTGCCAGGGCGTCGACCAGCGCGGTTTTGCCGGTGCCCTGAGGCCCCTCGACCACGCTCAGGCCCAGGCGTCGATCCTGGGCGCTGGCTTTGGCCTCTTCGGTGAGTTGGTCGAAGAGGTCGCGGCGGCCAAAGAGGATCTCTTTGTCTTCGACGACGGTGGCCGGAATGGTAACCGAGCGATTCTCGCTGGTGGAGAGCAGCTCCAGTACGTCGTTGAGGGAGGGGCGGCGTTCGGGATCCGGGTCGAGTAGGCCGTGGATCAGATCGACCCAGGTCGCCGGACAGTGCGGGGCGACCTCCGAGAGAAACATGCGCTCGCGGGCGGGCGGCTGATGGCACTCGCGTTCGACCAGACGTTGGCAGGCCTCCATGGGTTTGCCGGCCAGGGCTTCGAAGAGGATCACGCCCAGGGCGTAGAGGTCGGCCGCCGGCCCAGAGCCCTCGTGATGCTGTTCGGGGGCGGCGTAGACGGAGCGGGCGTGCCGGGCGCCGGGGCATTCCACATGGGGATGGATACCGAAATCGGTCAGCGCGACCTGCCCGCGGTCGCTGACCAGGATGTTGGTGGGCTTTAAGCCGCCGTGAACCTTGCGAAAGCGGTGCAGGTACTCCAGCGCAGAGACGATCTGCGGACCGACGGCCTGGATGCGCAGGATGATCAGGTCCAGGGCGCGATCGGCAGCTTCGGGATCGTCGAGGAGGGATTCGGGGATTTCTAGCGTATTGGGTCGATCTTCACCCGGGGAGGCGGTGAGGATCGCTGAGGTAGGCTCGTCGGAGGGGGCGGATGCCTCGGCGCTTGCGGGGGGCTCGGCGGAGTTCCCGGCGCCGGAGAACTCCTGGTCCGGGAGCTCAATGGTGGGGACATCGTCTTCGGAGAGGGCTTCTGTCGAGGGGGCGGGGGCCAAGTCCTCTTCGTGCTCGGCGCTGAGGATGGCCTCCTCGGCCTCGGTGATCGGGCGCGCGAGGTAGACATCCAGGGGCACGCCGGTGACGAAGTCGCGCAGGATGCGGGTGACGGTTTCGCCCCGAAACATCTCCCGGTAGGTGGCCAGGTTGGGGTGGTTGAGCCGGGTGAGGCTGTCGAATCGGCGCTCGAAGTCGGCCGGATCACAAACGCGGGCAAAGGTCAGCTTTTTGAGGATGAGCCGTTCCGGCAGCGGGTGCTCACCACTTTTGTCACCGGCCTCCGGCAGAATCTGACGACGGCGCAGCACTTCGAAAGACTCTCCGAGTTCGCCGGTGCCGACCAGGCGAACCTGCTCAAGGGAGTCCTCCGGTTGCGAGGGGTCCTGCAGATCCTGCTGAGGGCTCTCGGTGCTCATGGCTCCTCGCCAAATGCGGAGCGACTCACGTCCTGGGACCAGGCCCGGGGAAAGAAGCTTTCGACGGTGCACTGGCCGGGCTCGATGCTGCGCAGGAACCCCACGCCCAGGCCCTGTCCGCGGTGGCGGATGAGGACGTAACCCCGGGCGGTGCAGCCGGTGAGCTGGGCCGGGGTCAGCTCAAAAGCCTCGCGCTTGAGGTAGGCGTCGCATTGCGCGCGGGTGGTGTCGACAGCGTTGATCGTGGCGTGGCGTGCAAAGGTCATCGCCGCCGGCGTGGTTAACTTCGGGTCGACCATATCGTCACGCATAAAGGCCAGCCCCACCGACTCCGGGCGCGGCTCCAGCGGCGGGAGGTGGTCGCGATGGACGACGTTGACGATGCGTTTGTTGGCGCGGATGAACACGAGCTGCGCGAGCTGGTCGGCGCCGATGCCGAAGCGGGTCTGGAGGATGTGGAGGTAGGGGTCGGGATCGATCGGCGGGATGCCCAGCGAGGTGAGCAGGTCGGTCAACGCCTGAGGAGCATGGCTCATGGAGACGCCTCCTTTTGCATCAGCGCCACAAAGAAGCCGCCGCTGTCATTGTGATGGGGATAGACGCGCATGGTCCGGCTGAGCGTAGGGTCGTAGGTTTCTCCCTGCCACTCTACCAGACCCGGGGCGCTGTGAAAGCCCTCAATGCGGGCCGGAAGCAGGGTGAAGTTTCCGGTCTCCGGGTCGCGCAGGCAGGCGTCGACCACGGCCTCGTTTTCCTCGGGGGCGTAGGTGCAGGTGGAGTAGGCGATGATGCCCCCGGGGCGGCACATGTCCATGGCGCGTTTGAGGATGGCGCGTTGGATGCGGCTCATGCGCAGCACTTCCTGGTCGGAGGCCGCCCCCACCCGGGGATTCTTGCGGGAGGTTCCCTCACAGGAGCAGGGCACATCGGCCAGGATGCGGTCGAAGCTGCCCATTGGCGAGGGCAGGTTGGCCGCGTCGTGGCAGATTAGCGAGGTGTTGTAGATGCCCAGGCGGTCGAGCACGCGGCTGACCGCGCGCATGCGGCGGTAGTCTCGATCGTTGGCCAGGAGCGTGCCGCGATTCTGCATGGCGACCGCGATCTGGGCGCTTTTGTTCCCGGGGGCGGCGCAGGTATCCAGGATGCGCTCACCGGGAAGCGGTGCCATGAGTTCTACCGGGAGCAGGGAGACCTCTTCCTGTACGTGGTAGAGCCCGGCGGCGTACTCAAAGCGGGTGCCCGGGCTCAGCGCGGGATCGAGCAGGTAGGTGCCCGGGCGCCACTGGCGAGGCTCAAAGGCGATACCATGATCTCGGAAGAGGGCTTCGATCTCGGCCGGGGAGATTTTCAGCGGATTGGCCCACACGCACAGAGGCAGGGGGCGCGCCAGCGCGGCCTCAAACGCCGGGAAGTCGTCGATGATCGCGCGGTAACGAGAGAAATCGGGAGTGGAGGTCATGACGGCTCAAAGTATCCGGCCTGCTCAAGCAGCGACCAGACGCGGGTCAGGGGAAGTCCAATGATCGCGGTGAAGTCGTCGCCGCGGGCCGCCTCAAAGAGGCGGATGCCGGCGGCTTCGATGCGGTAGGACCCCGCACAGTGTACGGGGAGATCCTGGTGCACGTAGGCGCGCACCTGAGTCTCGGTCAGCGGGCGCATGACCATCTCAAAGGCGACCTGGGCGTGAAGCGGGGCGCCGGCCGGAGGGCGGAGCGCGATCGCGGTGATCAGGTGATGGGTGCGTCCTTGCAGTTGCATGAGTTGTTCGCAGGCCCGCTCTTCGTTGCCGGGTTTCTGGAAGATCGTATCGCCCAGGGCGATGACCTGGTCGGCGCCCAGGACAAACGCGTCGGGGTGAGACTGTTGGAGGCGTTTTGCTTTTGCATCGGCCAGTCGCGTGGCCATCGCCGCGGGAGATTCGCCTTCTAGACGGCGTTCGTCGACCTGGGCGGCGATGGCTTCAAAGGGGAGGGAGAGGCGCTCCAGGAGTTCGATCTTGTAGCGCGATTCGGTGGCCAGGATCAGCTTGTGTGTCATGGGGATGTTTGAGGTGCCAGGGCGTGTTATAGCGGGCAGGGCAAGGAGGGCGCACGCAGGGACGCGTGGACGCTCAGCTTAACAAGGCAGCACAACACGGGAGGATGAACGTGTCAGAAGAACAGACGATGATCGACCGGCTCAATGCCATGCACGAGTTCCCGGGGGATTTTATTTTTAAGGTGATCGGAGAGAACGAGCCGACCTTTGTCAGCCGGGTGGTCCAGGCCGCGGTGAACGCCATTGGCGAGAGCGGTGGTGTGGACGTGGACACCCGCGAGAGCGGAAAGGGGCGCCATGTGGCGGTGACCCTCTCAGCCCGGGTGCAGAGCCCGCAGATGGTGCTTGAGGTCTACGGGCTTTTGAAAGCGGTGCAGGGCGTGCGCTTTATGCTCTGATCGCAGGGCATGCGTCTTAGTCGAGCAGTTCAACGGGCGAGTTGGAGGTGCTCGGCTGCGGCTTCTCTTCTTCCTCTTCCTTGACTTCCGGAGTGGGGGTGGGCGCTTCGTCGGGAGCCCCGGAGAGGAGATCCCAGGTGAAGAGTCCGGCGCCGGCCACCAGCGAGACGGCCGCGCCGATCCACAGACCGTTGGCGGTGCGTTGCTGGGCGATGCCGGTATCGAGGAGCTCGCTGTTGACGTTGCCGAACGCGGCTTGCTGTGCCTCCAGTGAGGCATAGGTCGCGTTGCTCTGCATACCCACCAGGGCCGCGGCCGCGCCCAGGGCCAGGCCGACGCCACTGAACCCGACGGCCGCGGTCTGGACCGGGTTGGCAAAGAGACCGCCGGAGCTGGCCATGGCTGCCGGTACAAAGAGCGTCAGGGTGTCATCGGCCGGAATGGTGAGGGTGTCGCGAAAGTCCACGCCGCCGCCGCGGATGGCGATTGCGGTGTCACCGGCCGGAACGCTGACCGGGCTGCTCATCGGCAGGGGATAGCTCTGGGGGCCGACGTAGAGGGTGGCGCCGCGCAGATCGGTCTGGATCAGCAGTTGTCCCAGCTGGACCGCGGACTGCAGGGTAAGCGTTAGTTCTTCGCGGGCCCGAGCCTCCAGGGTGACTTCCCGGCGGGTCTGCTCAAAGTCGGGGAGGCTGGCCACGACTTGATAGGTTCCCGGGGGCAGGTCGAGATCACAGGGGCTGTTGCAGCGTTGATCGCGCTCCTCCACCAGGACGGTCGCTCCCTGCGGGGAGGTCGATACGCTCAGCGTGGCCAGGGTGGCGGCGATGGTCTGCTGGATCTCAATGATGGTTTCGGCGACTTCCTCGGCGTTGGCCGCGCCGGGAAGTTCGGCGAGGTAGCGCTGGAAGTAGGTCTCCGCCTCGGAGAGCATGCCCGCCAGGCGGTAGGCCTGACCCACGTTGTAGAGAAGTTCCGAGCGTCC
It includes:
- a CDS encoding S8 family serine peptidase — protein: MMRYSRPHHRRLAPAAAALTGLTLIFGMGGVAAAQSAPEISPAAPWQACLNGQAPSTQNVPGVDISGLHEIPADVDILDTNPDYDEVVLDFDDRLDNAEIQAFARQQGLHAELNSPFADDANIFVARVEEGAVPFVKDCLTQSAPQGWLESVEENIEYRAFFVPDDPLYQFQWNFEQVGAEEAWKVSTGRDVVVAVIDTGVTVEDNASGSIKVGKDLKGIKTVPGYDFVDKTDFVYDGHGHGTHVAGTIAQATNNGYGVAGLAFESKIMPLRVLNSRGFGSVADIADAVRFAADNGAQVINMSLGGPLPSLVLKRAVDYAHKKGVTVVAAAGNAGKRSPSYPAAYAHSFAVAATQFDQRTTFYSQWGTYVDIAAPGGNTRIDQNGDGRPDGIMQETHPAGKTAKHEFALYMGTSMASPHVAAAAAMVIATGVTHPDKVQKVLQNAADTSMREKYDSEVEYRERYGAGLLQVDKAVRNSTTGQGTTRYAGALLLVLMSALGLRRRDIMGRLPEHLPLVATSAAVVAGGLFFIPLLVPAGGMLGFAANVIGRPLAEANVLVSGLGAHQNPLFASFLIPLVAYAFLGGHRVGRAVAGGIALGMAGFSLTEAFLLTSDVSWIPGMNLLDRIWLAVNGLLSLAIGFFGLKRD
- a CDS encoding cyclic nucleotide-binding domain-containing protein, coding for MVQIRLLDLLNTIDDAVESEEHARALQLILNNWYNLPDPSPLRERAALILASLGRNREAVEIYTLAARHYANAGFPTRAIAAIKQMHALNPASTELLDHFATLYSVRSPYLESGRLQASFPQPAGNLTTQVASERDLDELFERVLARAIDPDGTAERPGSLPALPLLSVLPPDTLRRVLDFIDYEIFAESQLVCEPSQKSSDLVWTVSADLSVNDDQNTYRIPAGTLLGLNAFGEVERAPRHRVVSERGSECLRLPQVAIGKLNDEFPDFLNRLATLRRHALTEALLDRHEFFANLEPEERAQIVGRFTGLTLDAGTHCVRQGRPSPGLFIILDGSVDIVRQDDDWEITVATLGTGEIVGEVGLVASDQATATVICASGGHALFLAREDFELLAGEYPPIALYTARLARERLDAIQSTLSAQDLAEVP
- a CDS encoding ATP-binding protein, whose product is MSTESPQQDLQDPSQPEDSLEQVRLVGTGELGESFEVLRRRQILPEAGDKSGEHPLPERLILKKLTFARVCDPADFERRFDSLTRLNHPNLATYREMFRGETVTRILRDFVTGVPLDVYLARPITEAEEAILSAEHEEDLAPAPSTEALSEDDVPTIELPDQEFSGAGNSAEPPASAEASAPSDEPTSAILTASPGEDRPNTLEIPESLLDDPEAADRALDLIILRIQAVGPQIVSALEYLHRFRKVHGGLKPTNILVSDRGQVALTDFGIHPHVECPGARHARSVYAAPEQHHEGSGPAADLYALGVILFEALAGKPMEACQRLVERECHQPPARERMFLSEVAPHCPATWVDLIHGLLDPDPERRPSLNDVLELLSTSENRSVTIPATVVEDKEILFGRRDLFDQLTEEAKASAQDRRLGLSVVEGPQGTGKTALVDALAHWASQLGWIVLRGRCFHKDASAYQGWDDIADQLARIIAHLPEKTRLRMEPARARASLLFPQLGPGAESASQISRRSAIDGLRALLLELSEQRPILIGLDDAHFAGLDTAALLADLTSDPRGMRVMIAASLLLEATPRHTTLPFYGELATAPVRPRKVIIEGFSKQEAREYVLANAANLSLRNKQLILQRSNLHPRLIDELIHELEQAPEEVSQNLEESAPAPADELLGMFIRRRVAQLSRPERLALQLLSVASAPLSAATVGNAMSRELGASAAPQGIGESTLHALLTRRLARRARASTDDESLEAFAIIHDRARAIILEDLGRDHHARLCGLIADALKECAQGSLTRRLDYLRRAGRKREALEAAIAVARSAQSRYAWDRALALWTFIDEHAPPDSQRRPDIHRPSFEAAVALGRIEQAQRHLDALLTDEPPASRLALRRTWLDACLASGRPDHAIDTLDDALRDVGSAYRRGRLKAGLRAWRRHLAVNIARWSDPTAVANDTTPSEPTDQTARLLWRAAEASPFLLSARHERLTTHFARLATRQGYGPWLARDRLQMVSSPAMPLLLDPTAPVDRWLEQSQMLFERFEDAPGQARTLELRSLVAAHRGQWAQAHSLLYEAIEALQHGGHDDSLFVARWLTHATRSGMELGQLHETAPIIDNLAHRLRRDHSAIALIALSRSDLLMARGAIDEAALALEPATALAEHAPNSLLHLAIVTRRAAIDVALGRPELAVAHLDLLRDQVYERDFLALPRVDFALHRALAIALASQAERQRTLQQDALRQTLARLRCAIRRLSRYDERLGLSDRAALLRLRARQALLREQPARALRLARQAVDLTSTSDALLTRTLNQEALGLTLARQERPEARQVLEGAREQGSRLGFYLPLVLEGWPVPRAHATLKPDAP
- a CDS encoding RsmB/NOP family class I SAM-dependent RNA methyltransferase, encoding MTSTPDFSRYRAIIDDFPAFEAALARPLPLCVWANPLKISPAEIEALFRDHGIAFEPRQWRPGTYLLDPALSPGTRFEYAAGLYHVQEEVSLLPVELMAPLPGERILDTCAAPGNKSAQIAVAMQNRGTLLANDRDYRRMRAVSRVLDRLGIYNTSLICHDAANLPSPMGSFDRILADVPCSCEGTSRKNPRVGAASDQEVLRMSRIQRAILKRAMDMCRPGGIIAYSTCTYAPEENEAVVDACLRDPETGNFTLLPARIEGFHSAPGLVEWQGETYDPTLSRTMRVYPHHNDSGGFFVALMQKEASP
- a CDS encoding Maf family protein is translated as MTHKLILATESRYKIELLERLSLPFEAIAAQVDERRLEGESPAAMATRLADAKAKRLQQSHPDAFVLGADQVIALGDTIFQKPGNEERACEQLMQLQGRTHHLITAIALRPPAGAPLHAQVAFEMVMRPLTETQVRAYVHQDLPVHCAGSYRIEAAGIRLFEAARGDDFTAIIGLPLTRVWSLLEQAGYFEPS
- a CDS encoding DUF493 domain-containing protein is translated as MSEEQTMIDRLNAMHEFPGDFIFKVIGENEPTFVSRVVQAAVNAIGESGGVDVDTRESGKGRHVAVTLSARVQSPQMVLEVYGLLKAVQGVRFML
- a CDS encoding PEGA domain-containing protein, producing MVYIPAHARHIRRALLASALPLVLSVAVVPAASAQENVEQARARFMEGRTYYDNDQYEQAAAAFLESYELSGRSELLYNVGQAYRLAGMLSEAETYFQRYLAELPGAANAEEVAETIIEIQQTIAATLATLSVSTSPQGATVLVEERDQRCNSPCDLDLPPGTYQVVASLPDFEQTRREVTLEARAREELTLTLQSAVQLGQLLIQTDLRGATLYVGPQSYPLPMSSPVSVPAGDTAIAIRGGGVDFRDTLTIPADDTLTLFVPAAMASSGGLFANPVQTAAVGFSGVGLALGAAAALVGMQSNATYASLEAQQAAFGNVNSELLDTGIAQQRTANGLWIGAAVSLVAGAGLFTWDLLSGAPDEAPTPTPEVKEEEEEKPQPSTSNSPVELLD